A window of Triplophysa dalaica isolate WHDGS20190420 chromosome 7, ASM1584641v1, whole genome shotgun sequence contains these coding sequences:
- the LOC130426666 gene encoding uncharacterized protein LOC130426666 isoform X1 — protein MKTWILVYSYDTEYIVFSSVLYSVLFHLAWGKSLNYAGFEALIIKVLFVLALLFYLFYSIYMFGKISGKLSELVIKVFNVLANIFLDVLPSLQLVLMFYSFGSDRGGLFIVAVLPVILTATRWNWDVTCGRNVGCSPLVMRSVWFVMMLLVTTVMMFFYTMALEKEKDRVGWACMMGFVQVLWTIWNFSLAFEDTDFPRVITVYVFGSVGVVLISAVALMTELILKTVNGEGPMGDLRIVTFSCETLFISSVLILLVFAPWIKPCVGSYQKSDEHSTNSPETPATDESKQIKESLDMNPKLNKQETDRSEEETQPESMETQT, from the exons ATGAAAACGTGGATCCTGGTTTACAGTTATGACACAGAATATATTGTGTTCTCATCTGTTCTGTATTCAG TACTTTTTCACCTTGCCTGGGGGAAAAGTCTAAATTATGCTGGATTTGAAGCCCTTATAATTAAAGTCCTCTTTGTATTAGCACTTCTGTTCTATCTCTTCTACAGTATTTACA tgtttGGCAAAATCTCTGGGAAATTAAGTGAACTGGTGATTAAAGTATTTAATGTTCTGGCTAATATATTCTTGGATGTGCTGCCGTCATTACAATTAGTCCTCATGTTCTACTCTTTTGGATCAGACAGAGGAG GTCTCTTCATTGTAGCAGTTTTACCTGTGATACTTACAGCGACAAGATGGAATTGGGATGTTACATGTGGGCGGAATGTGGGCT GTTCACCTTTGGTCATGAGATCAGTTTGGTTTGTAATGATGTTGTTGGTGACTACAGTAATGATGTTTTTCTACACCATGGCACTGGAAAAGGAAAAAG ATCGTGTTGGATGGGCCTGTATGATGGGGTTTGTTCAAGTATTATGGACAATTTGGAACTTTTCCTTGGCATTTGAAGATACAG ATTTTCCCCGTGTCATCACAGTGTATGTGTTTGGATCAGTTGGTGTTGTTTTAATCAGCGCTGTTGCTCTGATGACAGAACTGATACTGAAAACAG TTAATGGTGAAGGTCCGATGGGTGATCTGAGAATCGTCACATTTTCCTGTGAAACTCTCTTTATCTCATCTGTGCTGATTTTACTGGTGTTTGCACCAT GGATCAAACCGTGTGTGGGGTCTTACCAG AAATCTGATGAACATTCTACC AATTCACCAGAAACTCCAGCCACTGATGAATCAAAACAGATCAAAGAATCTCTTGACATGAATCCTAAACTGAATAAACAAGAGACTGATAGAAGTGAAGAAGAAACTCAACCTGAATCTATGGAAACACAAACATGA
- the LOC130426666 gene encoding uncharacterized protein LOC130426666 isoform X2 — MFGKISGKLSELVIKVFNVLANIFLDVLPSLQLVLMFYSFGSDRGGLFIVAVLPVILTATRWNWDVTCGRNVGCSPLVMRSVWFVMMLLVTTVMMFFYTMALEKEKDRVGWACMMGFVQVLWTIWNFSLAFEDTDFPRVITVYVFGSVGVVLISAVALMTELILKTVNGEGPMGDLRIVTFSCETLFISSVLILLVFAPWIKPCVGSYQKSDEHSTNSPETPATDESKQIKESLDMNPKLNKQETDRSEEETQPESMETQT, encoded by the exons A tgtttGGCAAAATCTCTGGGAAATTAAGTGAACTGGTGATTAAAGTATTTAATGTTCTGGCTAATATATTCTTGGATGTGCTGCCGTCATTACAATTAGTCCTCATGTTCTACTCTTTTGGATCAGACAGAGGAG GTCTCTTCATTGTAGCAGTTTTACCTGTGATACTTACAGCGACAAGATGGAATTGGGATGTTACATGTGGGCGGAATGTGGGCT GTTCACCTTTGGTCATGAGATCAGTTTGGTTTGTAATGATGTTGTTGGTGACTACAGTAATGATGTTTTTCTACACCATGGCACTGGAAAAGGAAAAAG ATCGTGTTGGATGGGCCTGTATGATGGGGTTTGTTCAAGTATTATGGACAATTTGGAACTTTTCCTTGGCATTTGAAGATACAG ATTTTCCCCGTGTCATCACAGTGTATGTGTTTGGATCAGTTGGTGTTGTTTTAATCAGCGCTGTTGCTCTGATGACAGAACTGATACTGAAAACAG TTAATGGTGAAGGTCCGATGGGTGATCTGAGAATCGTCACATTTTCCTGTGAAACTCTCTTTATCTCATCTGTGCTGATTTTACTGGTGTTTGCACCAT GGATCAAACCGTGTGTGGGGTCTTACCAG AAATCTGATGAACATTCTACC AATTCACCAGAAACTCCAGCCACTGATGAATCAAAACAGATCAAAGAATCTCTTGACATGAATCCTAAACTGAATAAACAAGAGACTGATAGAAGTGAAGAAGAAACTCAACCTGAATCTATGGAAACACAAACATGA